A single Lynx canadensis isolate LIC74 chromosome D2, mLynCan4.pri.v2, whole genome shotgun sequence DNA region contains:
- the PCGF6 gene encoding polycomb group RING finger protein 6 isoform X2, producing MERVSLATGSAGAARAEGAAAMPPPPAVSPPALTPAPAAGEEGPPPLPEAGAPGCSGARPPELEPERSLGRMRGRFEDEDDELEEDEELEEEEEEEEEEMSHFSLRLEGGRPDSEDEEERLINLSELTPYILCSICKGYLIDATTITECLHTFCKSCIVRHFYYSNRCPKCNIVVHQTQPLYNIRLDRQLQDIVYKLVINLEEREKKQMHDFYKERGLEVPKPAVPQPVPSSKGRSKKVLESVFRIPPELDMSLLLEFIGANEGTGHFKPLEKKFVRVSGEATIGHVEKFLRRKMGLDPACQISSVAITCWSSIRL from the exons ATGGAGAGGGTTTCGTTGGCGACGGGCAGCGCGGGAGCCGCCAGGGCCGAGGGAGCTGCGGCCATGCCGCCCCCGCCAGCCGTGTCCCCGCCTGCCCTCACCCCGGCACCCGCAGCGGGGGAGGAGGGCCCGCCGCCTTTGCCCGAGGCGGGGGCTCCAGGCTGCTCGGGCGCCCGGCCCCCAGAGTTGGAGCCGGAGCGCAGCCTGGGCCGCATGAGGGGCCGCTTCGAGGACGAGGACGACGAGTTGGAAGAGGATGAGGAgctggaggaagaagaagaggaggaggaggaagagatgaGCCACTTCTCgctgaggctggagggaggcCGGCCGGACTCCGAGGACGAGGAGGAG CGCCTGATTAATCTCTCAGAACTGACCCCGTACATCTTGTGTTCCATTTGCAAAGGTTACTTAATAGATGCAACTACCATTACAGAATGTCTTCATACAT ttTGTAAAAGCTGCATTGTAAGACATTTTTACTATAGCAACAGATGTCCAAAATGCAACATAGTAGTACACCAGACACAACCTCTTTATAACATaag GTTGGACCGACAGTTACAAGACATAGTGTACAAATTAGTGATCAATCTAGAGGAaa gagaaaaaaagcaaatgcatgATTTCTATAAAGAAAGAGGTCTAGAAGTACCTAAACCTG CTGTTCCACAGCCAGTCCCTTCGAGCAAAGGAAGATCTAAGAAAGTCTTAGAATCAGTGTTTCGTATTCCACCTGAACTTGATATGTCTTTACTACTAGAGTTCATTGG tgCTAATGAAGGCACGGGacattttaag CCCTTGGAAAAGAAGTTTGTCCGAGTTTCTGGAGAAGCAACTATTGGGCATGTAGAAAAATTCCTCAGAAGAAAAATGGGTCTTGATCCAGCTTGTCAG